A genomic window from Henningerozyma blattae CBS 6284 chromosome 3, complete genome includes:
- the ATE1 gene encoding arginyltransferase (similar to Saccharomyces cerevisiae ATE1 (YGL017W); ancestral locus Anc_4.104), translating into MSANFANKLIITPPFYIKEPSTKCGYCHGKKDNTSDFISIAEENHNNCTIGLHSENMTIKQYDTLCNNNFRRSGTFLYKVDNLRNCCRLNTIRTSPNSFKLTKEFKKTIKRFAKFIEAPPIVNTSFDELICNLTNSKDFNFIFTKPDFSKEKFELFKRFQDSIHNDHDSTESGFKRFLCDNPFHNTLSYSQLNQLNNWQKNSNFKVAPYFGTIHECYYYKDNLIALAVLDIMPSGISSVYFIYDPDYKHYSLGKLSAIHELALTKRFGLDWYYMGYYIHDCIKMCYKSAYGQAELLDLKTHAYIPLDDITYNDRNKLFTYEKGSTINQAPIFYNNLNGTIIAEADESATILEEEYGIQCPPDDAFNEGVHNSLPRVVPGLIDLKDMLESLEREEELAPSLILYDSDNGRLRIYGGIDREGDELNLVAFNLKRLGMEDSIVII; encoded by the coding sequence TTCATATCAATTGCTGAGGAGaatcataataattgtaCAATTGGCCTTCATTCCGAAAATATGACGATAAAGCAATACGATACGttatgtaataataattttagaaGATCGGGGACGTTTCTCTATAAAGTAGATAACTTAAGAAATTGTTGTCGATTGAATACAATTAGAACCTCCCCTAATAGTTTTAAACTAAccaaagaatttaaaaaaaccATAAAGAGATTTGCAAAGTTTATCGAAGCTCCGCCAATTGTAAACACATCTTTTGATGAGTTGATTTGTAATTTGACAAATTCAAAggattttaattttattttcacaAAACCTGATTTTTCTAAggaaaaatttgaattatttaaaagatttcaaGATTCTATCCATAACGATCACGACTCCACAGAATCTGGATTTAAACGATTTTTATGTGACAATCCTTTTCATAATACACTATCATATTCacaattaaatcaattgaataattggCAGAAgaattccaattttaaaGTTGCCCCATATTTTGGTACAATACATGAatgctattattataaagatAATCTAATAGCATTGGCCGTGCTAGATATAATGCCTTCAGGGATATCTTCagtttattttatttatgaTCCTGATTATAAGCACTATTCACTGGGGAAGTTAAGTGCTATTCATGAATTAGCTTTAACAAAACGATTTGGGCTTGATTGGTATTATATGGGTTATTATATTCATGATTGTATAAAGATGTGTTATAAAAGTGCGTATGGCCAAGCAGAATTGTTAGATTTAAAGACACATGCATACATCCCCCTTGATGATATCACATACAATgatagaaataaattattcacCTACGAGAAAGGGTCTACCATAAATCAAGCTCCAATAttctataataatttgaatggTACAATAATAGCCGAAGCTGATGAAAGTGCTACTATCTTGGAAGAAGAATATGGAATACAATGTCCTCCAGATGATGCATTCAATGAAGGTGTGCATAACTCTCTGCCGCGTGTAGTTCCTGGCCTAATAGACTTGAAGGATATGCTCGAATCACTGGAACGGGAGGAAGAACTAGCACCAAGCTTAATTTTATATGACAGTGATAATGGAAGGTTAAGAATATATGGCGGTATTGATAGAGAAGGGGATGAATTAAATCTTGTTGCctttaatttgaaaagattGGGAATGGAAGACTCGATTGTGATTATATAA
- the KAP122 gene encoding Kap122p (similar to Saccharomyces cerevisiae KAP122 (YGL016W); ancestral locus Anc_4.105), producing the protein MDIQEVVGLVNTLSGAPTTRSNNTTDLDIVRVQQHFQKIQTSEHGFDIANQLLNLDPNQFPNCGYFGALTLTVQLNTNVHSIDQLWKLFFANISHLVRLSHNYITTNSRRSSSSWNTIKKLMSNSSLIFTNLNNDANQVSDDINNNLPNFWNNPIDTLIFLLSSFNDPSSGVSVESWSNLNDPNLNQLILQSINNKISYDQLINFIQQSKHFNKLILTFTEIIVEDITKFQSKKNSISQIYEIVHNHLYITTMTILNFNLSNFNIINTDLNDLLFQSISAWINYISMARTVSPHGKMDLNEIFLNLIHLMSSITDNYTTTQKIVSIFANVFANDALLLDFDIRYQFEVIFLGVSRTQPPPDVSLDDLTNKNQWMMQYMKHMVTNEMYDDLRELSNCIVDFLQINTLDVCNKLFTTLGNNNSSNSQEHIKILLQLTNFPLTPVLQEYFSVKMVDFWMDLAEGYTNLPQESMNENSADVAIEIFQQVLNIYLPKISLLNKQKLLEDTDEDNEINAFDDFRTAVSELIESFWAVLGNSRLTNVLIEGISQNSTSNPDIFQIETMAFLLNILLVDMDLSDSPWICDIIGSNSKSFFDNILFLFQTGHTNIIMANQVNKLLQTNFVKTSTILIGTLAGYYETDVAQLSMTIDKLFQGLEVCAISTNDQGIKDLNDKLETFIINTIAKLCEDCKKQLTGYLNQFINVLNSILDLNSNMSNFTREKMMRSIGYILQVLVSNGPQEQANFVLALITNTIQLIEKTMANSNIQQVQVQINYIHCLCSCISELGSSFIQKNEMEDSLMLPRLQEFQTFWAEDPLQIRAKVLNILDKLLSNPLYGKRPEFVEISCLILGKASTIPEDEPHFLRFSMPEIMEFLIKHLSTSELSVSLPYFVYLLERLVCQFKALLTVQEYDFMFERFFLAFYQDIIAKDPDLVQMTVNFVNNTLDVKPSLAIHSTHWTTFILPEFLKLLSSKEKFTLVATTKFWTKMINNKKYTQQDLETVQQQINALGQNITLQVMYGVFHTQRSDINAFTDVIRALIGKYPMQTKNWLIDVLPQVCHNPTANDLFIKKLSVARGSRASGNVILEWWLTCNALPSL; encoded by the coding sequence ATGGATATTCAAGAAGTTGTGGGTCTCGTTAACACCTTGTCAGGTGCACCTACCACTCgttcaaataatactactGATTTAGATATAGTTAGAGTTCAACAGCATTTCCAAAAGATCCAAACAAGTGAGCATGGGTTTGATATAGCCAATCAATTGTTAAACTTAGATCCAAATCAATTTCCAAATTGTGGTTATTTTGGTGCATTAACTTTAACTGTTCAATTAAATACTAATGTTCATTCAATTGATCAATTatggaaattattttttgcaaACATTTCTCATTTAGTTAGATTATCGCATAATTATATAACTACTAATTCACGACgctcttcttcttcttggaatacaattaagaaattaatgtctaattcttctttaatttttacaaATCTTAATAATGATGCTAATCAAGTATctgatgatattaataataatttaccaaatttttggaataaCCCAATCGAcacattaatatttttgttatcTAGCTTTAACGACCCTTCGAGTGGTGTTTCGGTTGAAAGCTGGTCCAACTTAAATgatccaaatttaaatcaattaatcttacaatctattaataataaaatatcttatgatcaattaataaattttatccAGCAATCAAAGCATTTTAACAAATTGATCTTGACTTTTACAGAGATTATCGTCGAGGATATTACTAAATTtcaatcaaaaaaaaattctatttcacaaatttatgaaattgttcataatcatttatatattacaaCAATgacaattttaaattttaatttatcaaattttaatataattaatactgatttaaatgatttgttATTTCAATCAATTTCTGCTTGGATTAATTACATTTCAATGGCAAGAACTGTCTCACCGCATGGGAAAATggatttaaatgaaattttcttaaatttaatacatCTAATGTCTAGTATTACTGATAACTATACAACAACTCAAAAAATTGTATCAATTTTTGCAAACGTCTTTGCTAATGATGCTTTGTTATTAGATTTCGATATTAGATATCAGTTTGAGGTAATCTTTTTGGGTGTATCAAGAACTCAACCACCTCCTGATGTTTCACTTGATGACTTAACCAATAAGAATCAATGGATGATGCAATATATGAAGCATATGGTTACAAACGAAATGTATGATGATTTAAGAGAACTTTCCAATTGTATTGTAGATTTTTTGCAAATTAACACCTTGGATGTTTGTAACAAGTTATTTACTACTTtaggtaataataattcttctaattcacAAGAACATATTAAAATTCTACTGCAATTGACAAATTTTCCACTAACTCCCGTATTACAAGAATATTTCTCTGTTAAAATGGTAGATTTCTGGATGGATTTAGCAGAAGGCTACACAAATTTACCGCAAGAATCAATGAACGAAAATTCAGCAGATGTAgctattgaaatatttcaacaagttttaaatatttatttaccaAAAATCAGCTTATTGAATAAACAAAAACTACTAGAAGATACTGATGAAGATAACGAAATAAATGCTTTCGACGACTTCAGAACTGCAGTTTCTGAATTAATTGAGTCATTCTGGGCTGTCTTAGGTAATTCAAGATTGACAAACGTTTTAATTGAAGGAATTTCACAAAATTCCACCTCTAACCCagatatttttcaaattgagACTATGGCATTCTTGCTGAACATTTTATTGGTCGATATGGATCTTTCGGATAGTCCATGGATTTGTGATATAATTGGCTCAAATAGTAAGTCAttctttgataatattttgtttcttttccAAACTGGCCatactaatattataatgGCCAATCAAGTTAACAAATTATTGCAAAcaaattttgtaaaaacGAGTACCATCTTAATTGGCACTTTAGCAGGTTATTATGAAACAGATGTAGCACAATTAAGTATGACAATTGACAAACTATTCCAAGGCCTTGAAGTCTGTGCAATTTCTACCAATGATCAGGGtattaaagatttgaaCGATAAATTAGAGacctttattattaatacaatTGCGAAATTATGTGAAGATTGTAAAAAACAACTAACCGGTTATTTGAATCAGTTTataaatgttttaaattccATCTTAGACCTGAATTCAAATATGTCTAACTTTACCAGGGAAAAAATGATGAGATCCATTGGCTACATTCTGCAAGTTCTAGTCTCTAATGGTCCTCAGGAACAAGCAAATTTCGTTTTAGCTCTAATTACTAATACTATTCAActaattgaaaaaactatggctaattcaaatattcaacaAGTTCAAGTCCAAATAAACTATATCCACTGTTTATGTTCTTGTATTTCAGAATTAGGTTCTTCgtttattcaaaaaaatgaaatggAAGATTCTTTAATGTTGCCAAGATTACAAGAATTCCAAACATTTTGGGCAGAAGATCCCTTACAAATTAGAGCTAaagtattaaatatattggaTAAACTACTATCGAATCCCCTATATGGTAAAAGACCAGAATTTGTTGAAATCAGCTGTTTGATATTAGGCAAAGCATCTACAATTCCAGAGGACGAACCGCATTTTTTAAGATTTTCCATGCCAGAAATTATGgaatttctaataaaacATTTATCTACTAGTGAATTAAGTGTTTCACTACCATATTTTGTTTACTTACTAGAACGTCTAGTATGCCAATTTAAAGCTCTATTAACTGTACAAGAATATGATTTTATGTTCGAAAGATTTTTTCTGGCATTTTATCAAGATATTATAGCGAAGGATCCAGATTTAGTACAAATGACAGTTAATTTCGTTAATAATACATTAGATGTCAAACCTTCTTTGGCAATCCATTCAACTCATTGGAcaacttttattttaccggaatttttaaagttattatcatctaaGGAGAAATTTACTTTAGTTGCAACTACAAAATTTTGGACTAAGatgattaataataagaaatatacACAACAAGACTTAGAGACGGTACAACAGCAAATCAATGCTCTTGgtcaaaatattacattGCAGGTTATGTATGGTGTCTTCCACACGCAAAGGTCAGATATTAATGCATTCACTGATGTTATTAGAGCGTTGATAGGGAAATACCCTATGCAAACTAAAAATTGGCTAATTGATGTTCTACCACAAGTTTGCCATAATCCAACTGCAAATGAcctatttattaaaaaattgagTGTTGCTAGAGGCAGTAGAGCATCAGGGAACGTTATTCTTGAATGGTGGTTAACTTGTAATGCATTACCATCATTGTAA
- the HIR1 gene encoding Hir1p (similar to Saccharomyces cerevisiae HIR1 (YBL008W); ancestral locus Anc_4.106) — MKIVKLPWLVHQETHRRFEIYSIDISPDGKRIATGGLDGKIRIWSVDNIKIAADLFQKTSHVVNEELKRPLASMSRHTGSVTCLKFSPDGKYLASGSDDRILLIWTLEEEHITLPTFGSEPETERWTVRRRLVAHDNDIQDMCWAPDSSILVTVGLDRSVIIWNGSTFERIKRFDVHNSLVKGVIFDPANKYFATTSDDRTMKIFRYHRAGEMSFTIESIVTEPFLESPLTTYFRRLSWSPDGQHIAVPNATNGPVSSVVIVNRGNWDTSVSLIGHDAPTEVARFNPRLFEVEKSCNKGSSNSQKDNEKSKFTKNDKVDSIIATAGQDKTLAVWSTSRARPIFVAYDIATKSITDMCWNPDGDILFVTSLDGTITVLLLQKNELGIPISIEKNIEHLHRYGVDKDSLEFPESVKQLLLEGEAEKEISLKSAKSKNLLEQQLVSNKQTQDLLSQRVGMTHENKNLGTLTDKKASELPTKTTEKINILVPKRKKDGKSQTTTIKNGKKRVAPMLISSEHSPNKKVATQKLSTSVDNIAKRNKSNLNKLSPLSLLANKGKIGSSSINIPRLGIHTLIMGTRERELSKSTDHTDGAIDEDSQNKDTEKVPNQDNLANITEPTELGNSPSLTLNSKFTYEKVWSEEPNSRYVEYPNVILDTDAVLIQCGDLEEMYVLEIRNGVERSIQFDREAIQDNPTKLLGYHSGKRVLEVYLPEVIICAIGSVINNCWCIGTANGSLFFFSLNGRHKMPMISLGHKIVKMRIDKQYLICLGERGLIFVWDLTTFKAVHKNIPVMPVLFKEPVEGNKVRVNKKIRNISVSPSENVILNLTNANTYTWSKDLGCWTDDSTSTT; from the coding sequence ATGAAAATTGTCAAGCTACCATGGTTGGTACACCAAGAAACACATCGCagatttgaaatatattctattGATATTAGCCCTGATGGCAAAAGAATTGCTACTGGTGGTTTAGATGgtaaaataagaatatgGTCAGTggataatataaaaattgcTGCTGATCTATTTCAAAAAACAAGTCATGTGgttaatgaagaattaaaaaggCCTCTAGCAAGCATGAGCCGGCACACTGGCTCTGTAACTTGTTTAAAGTTTTCTCCAGATGGGAAATACTTAGCCAGTGGTTCTGACGACAGAATATTGCTGATATGGACGTTAGAGGAAGAGCACATAACTCTACCAACCTTTGGATCAGAACCCGAAACTGAAAGATGGACTGTTAGAAGGAGATTAGTTGCCCATGATAATGACATACAAGATATGTGCTGGGCACCTGATTCTAGCATTCTTGTCACGGTAGGTCTAGATAGATCAGTCATAATATGGAACGGATCAACCTTCGAAAGAATTAAGAGATTTGATGTGCATAATTCATTGGTAAAGGGGGTTATATTTGATCCagcaaataaatattttgcaaCTACTTCAGATGACAGAActatgaaaatatttagatatcATAGAGCAGGTGAGATGTCTTTCACTATTGAATCTATTGTAACAGAACCTTTCCTAGAGTCTCCTTTAACAACCTACTTTAGAAGATTGTCGTGGTCACCTGACGGGCAACATATAGCGGTTCCTAACGCTACAAATGGGCCCGTTAGTTCGGTTGTCATTGTGAATAGAGGTAATTGGGATACTAGTGTCTCGTTAATTGGCCATGATGCCCCAACTGAGGTAGCACGGTTTAATCCAAGATTGTttgaagttgaaaaaagttGTAATAAAGGCTCTAGTAATTCACAAAaggataatgaaaaatcaaaatttacaaaaaatgataaagtAGACTCTATTATTGCAACTGCTGGTCAAGATAAAACTCTGGCAGTTTGGTCAACCAGTAGAGCAAGGCCTATATTTGTTGCATACGACATTGCAACCAAATCAATAACTGATATGTGTTGGAATCCAGACGGcgatattttatttgtgaCATCATTAGATGGCACAATAACTGtacttcttcttcaaaaaaatgaacTTGGAATACCGATTTCTATTGAGAAGAATATAGAGCATTTGCATAGATATGGTGTCGATAAAGATTCTTTAGAGTTCCCAGAAAGTGTgaaacaattattattagaggGGGAAgcagaaaaagaaattagcTTAAAATCtgcaaaatcaaaaaatctACTTGAACAGCAACTGGTTTCAAACAAGCAAACGcaagatttattatcacAACGAGTGGGAATGACTCATGAAAACAAGAATTTAGGCACTCTCACTGATAAGAAAGCATCTGAACTGCCTACTAAAACAActgaaaaaatcaatattctAGTtccaaaaagaaaaaaagatggTAAATCACAAACAACAACTATTAAAAACGGTAAAAAAAGGGTTGCTCCTATGCTCATTTCTTCTGAACATTCTCCTAATAAGAAGGTAGCAACCCAAAAACTTTCTACTTCGGTAGATAATATTGCAAAAcgtaataaatcaaatttaaacaaacTTTCACCACTATCACTTCTAGCAAATAAGGGTAAAATTGGATCCTCATCGATTAATATTCCTAGGCTTGGGATTCATACCTTAATAATGGGTACTAGAGAACgagaattatcaaaatctaCAGACCATACCGACGGTGcaattgatgaagattctcaaaataaagatacaGAAAAGGTTCCTAACCAAGATAATCTAGCAAATATTACAGAACCAACAGAACTTGGCAACAGTCCCAGCTTAACATTAAATTCGAAATTTACCTACGAAAAAGTATGGAGTGAGGAACCAAATTCTCGGTATGTGGAATACCCTAATGTTATTTTGGATACAGATGCAGTCTTAATTCAATGTGGGGACCTAGAAGAAATGTACGTTCTAGAAATAAGAAATGGAGTAGAAAGATCGATCCAATTTGATAGGGAAGCTATCCAAGATAATCCTACTAAGTTGCTTGGCTATCATAGTGGGAAGAGAGTCCTTGAAGTATATCTACCTGAGGTTATTATTTGTGCAATAGGTTCAGTAATAAATAACTGCTGGTGTATTGGCACAGCCAATGGctctctttttttcttctctttaAATGGCCGACACAAAATGCCTATGATAAGCTTGGGTCATAAAATAGTTAAAATGAGAATTGATAAGCAATATCTAATATGCCTCGGAGAACGTggattaatatttgtttgGGATTTGACTACATTTAAGGCTGTACACAAAAATATCCCAGTCATGCCTGTATTATTCAAGGAACCTGTTGAGGGTAATAAAGTAAGAGTAAATAAGAAGATACGAAACATATCTGTCAGTCCATCAGAAAATGTTATTCTAAATCTCACAAATGCTAACACATATACATGGTCGAAAGATTTAGGTTGTTGGACGGATGATAGTACCTCAACAACTTAG